GCCGGTGCGGGACACCCCGCGGTTGGCCTCGAGCCAGGCGGGCAGTTCCTGGGTCAGGAAGGTCTCCCACTTGTAGGTGTAGTCCTGACCGTTGCCGCTGGACGGCTGGTACCAGTCGGTGTAGAAGCTGGACTGGCCGCCGACGGGCATGATCGTGGACAGGCCGGACTGGTAGAACCACTCGAACGCCGGGGTGTTGATGTCCCAGCCGTTGTAGTCATCCTGCGCACGCAGACCGTCGAGGAGATACACCGCGTGCGGCCCGCCGCCCTGGAACTGCACCCGGATGTTGCGGTTCATCGAAGGCGAGAACACGTCGAGATACTCGACCGGCAGACCAGGACGGGAAAACGCGCCCGCGCTCGCCGACCCCCCGGCGAAGCCGATCAGCCCGGGCAGCATCAGTGCCGCGAGGGCACCGATGACAAACCGGCGCAGGGCTTTCCACGCTGCAATGCCGCGCATGTACGGAATGAACTTCATAACGGCAACCAACCCACCTTTCTTCGCGTGCCACAAGCAATTGCCGTCGCTGTGTGCTGCAAAGCAAACCACGCATCACTTCAGTCACACGCGTAACAACGCCGGACGGGCAGATCGCGGTTGGGCAACGATTGGGAGTCGGCACCGACACAGCCCCGAGACCATCCGGTGACATTGAAGGGGATGGGCCAGAGGTACTGCGGCGCAACTACTTCGAGGTCAACGCCTGCCGCGCCGCGGTGCGGCGGTCGTCGATGATCCGGCTCAACTCGAGCATCAGCAACGGATTGCTGGCCACGAGTTCCTCCAGGAACTCCCGCCCGATCTGCAGCACCGTGGTCTCGGTCAGCGCGTGCGCGGACGCCAGCGCGCCCTCCCGGGTCAGGGCGGTCTGCCCGAGGAAGTCACCCTCGGTGAGGGTGCGCACCGGGACGACGACATCGTCCTGGCCGGTCACGTTCACCACGACCTGCCCCGCGACGATGAAGCTCATCTGCGCAGGCACCTCGCCGGCCTGCTGGATCAGCTCGTCGGCGCCGAACCGGGCCAGCACGGCGTGGTTGAGCACGTCCTGTTGTTCGGTGTGGCTCAACCGCAGGGTGGGCGCCATCTGCCGCACGGCCCTGATCAGCCGCTCCGGTGTGTTGAAATCGTCTGCGGCCCCGTCGAGGTGCAGCTCGGCCCGGCGCGCGGCGTACCAGACCCAACGCAGGAATGTCGCCCGTGCCGCGGTGTCGTCGGCGGGCGTGCGCAGCGGGATCGACGTCTTGTACTCGGCTCCGCCGAGCGGGATGGCCTTCGGTGCGGCGCCGGCGCGGCGCTGCGGCAATCGCATGGCGATATCGGTGAGCAACGCGCACACCACATCCGGTGGGTCCGACGCGTCGAAGGTGGTGGTGACCGACAGCGAGTGCGCGGATTCCGGGCGGCTCAGGTTGGTGAACGACGCACCGGCCAGCACCGAGTTGGGCATGATCTGCAGCCCACCACCGGTGTCGATGTGCGTTGCGCGCCAGTTGACCTCGACGACGCGCCCGCGCGCCGACGGGGTGTCCAGCCAGTCGCCGAGCTGGAACGGCTGCTCGAACAGCAGCAACAGCCCCGAGATGATCTGGCCGACGGCGTTCTGCAGTGCCAGGCCCAGCACGATCGACGTCACGCCCAACGCGGTGAACAGGCCGCCAACGTTGGCGCCCCACACGTACGCCATGATCATGCCGACACCGACGGCGATCAGCGCGAACCGGGCCACGTCCAGGAAGATCGACGGGATCCGCTTGCGCCAGCTGCCTTCCGGTGCGCCCTGGAACAACGTCGCGTTGAGCCCGGACAGCAGCAGGATCATGACGACGAAACCGAACCCGGTGGCCACGATCCGCACGGGCGTGGCCTCGGCGGAGATCTCGCTGCCCTTGACGAGCAGGATCAGCAGCGCGCCGAGCGGCAGGATGTAATTGCGCAGTAGGCCGACCGGACGCGCCAGATAACTGCCCCGCCGGACCATGGTGTTGTGCAGCTCGGTCAGCAGCACCAGGCCGATGGGCAGCCCGACCGCGACGCCGAGCGCCCAGTAGAACCAGTCGGCTTCCAGGACGCTTCTCATGCGTGGCGCTCCGAGAGCCGCCAGATCGGCCGTTCGGTCCCGTCGACGGTGACCGTGCCTGCCGCGGTGAACTGGCGGATGTCCCTGGTGGCCTCGTGCACCTGATCGGTGACGTACACCCCGGCCTGCGGCATACCGCGCTGCACCTGGTAGGCCAGGTCCACCGCGGAACCCCACATGTCGTAGGCCAGGCTGGTGCGGCCGACCAGACCGCTGCTGACGGTGCCGGTGTCGACGCCGGCCCGCAGGCGCAGGTCGTAACCGGTCTCATTGCGGAACCGGTCGACGATGCGCTGCATCTCGAGTGCGAAATCGACTGTCCGGCGCACATTGTCGAGCCGCGGCACGGTCAGGCCGCAGCTGGCCAGATAGCCGTTGCGCAGCGTGCGTACGCGCTCGACCCCGAGGCTCTCGGCGGCCGCATCGAACTGCCGCACGAGTTTGTTGACGATCGCGAGGTGCTCGTCGGAACTCATGCCCGCCGACAGGGCGTCGAGGCCCATGAGGTCGGCGAACAGCACCGTGACATTCTGGTGGTCCTGTGCGATGGTCTCCTCGCCCTCGCGGTACCGGGCCACCACCGGTTCTGGCATCAACGACAGCAGCAGGCGGTCGTTCTCCTTGCGCTGTTCTTCGATGAGGTCCTCCTTGATTCGGAGGTTGCGGCTCATCTCGTTGAATGCCAGTGTCAGATCACCGAATTCGTCGCGCGAGACCACCGGCAGCGCGATGCCGTAGTCGCCCGCGCTGATCTGCTGGGCGCCGGCCTCCAGGCGGCGGATCGGCCGCACGAACACCCGCGCCAGCAGGATCGCGGCGATGCACACCGCGAAGATCATCGCGACGGTCGAGAGCACCAGGGTCCTGGTGAATTTGTTGACCGGTGCGAACGCCTCCGCGGTGTCGATCTTGGCCACCACCGACCACTCCAGCCCGCTCAGCTGCAGCGGGGCGTAGGCCTGCAGCGTCTCCTGACCGAGGTAATCGCGCTCGATGATGGAACCGGACTCGCCGTGGCCTGCGAGTTTGGAGGCCTCGTTGTTGACCGGTTGGACCAGCGTGGTGCCGTCGTGCAGGATCGACTTCTCGGCCACCTCCGGGGGTGTGCCCGCCTCGATCACGTCGGCCTTGAACTGCTGGGCGTTCTCCAGGAACAGCCGCGAATCCGACCGCATGAGCCCGTCGGGCCCCACGAGGTAGGTCTCACCGGTCTTGCCCAGTCCCGACTCTTCCCATTTGCCGTCCATGGTCATCAACCGGTTGACGACGCTGATGGGGAACTGCAGCGCCAGCACGCCCTCGATGTGGCCGCCACCGCCGATCGGCGACACCATCCACGCCGTGGGCGTCCCGGACGGCTGGTAGAGGCCGAAGTCGGTGACGGCGACGTAGTCGACGGTGTTCGACCCGAGCGCCGCCTTGTAGGCCTCGGACAGTTCGCCGCCCTTGTAGGGACCGGTGTAGATGTTCGTGCCGAGATCGGCTCCCTTGTAGGCGCTGTAGACGACGTTGCCCCTGGTGTCGAGCAACAGCGCGTCATCGAAGCGGAAGCGGGTCACGATCTCGCGGAAGAAATCGTTGAAGCGGGCGTTGGCCGCCGACCACGGGCTGCCGTCGCCCGCGTCGTCGTTGGCGATCGATTTCTCCCAGTCGTCGAACGGAGCGGTGTAATAGGCCTGCAGGTATTTCTGCGGGTTGGACACCGGCAGCAGCGCCTCGACGTCGATCCGGTTGCCGTCGGAATTGTCGGTGTGCGCGGCAAACTGGCTCTGGTACCAGTCGGTGATGGCCTTCTGCTGTGCCGGGTTGATGGTGGCGTCGTCGAGCTGATCGAACCCGGCGGTGAATGCGCGGGCCGCCTCGATCGCCGTGGTGCCCCTGGTGTAAATCACCAGGGAATTGCGGAAATTCCGGAATTGTGTTTCCAGTTGCCGCGCCTGCGCGGTGCGGATCTCGGTGAGGCGGTCGAAGACCGAATCCCGCAGCGAGCTCCGTCCGGATTGGTATCCGATGAAGCCGACGACGGCCGCCGACGCCACGCTGGTGACCAACAACATCGCCAACAATTTGGACTGGATACTGATGCGGGACAGCACGCGCCGCCGCGGCATTCGTGAATGTGTGGCCGACTCGGTAGATAACGTCGGCTCAGAAGTTGTTGTCATCGGAAAAGAAGATTAGCTGGACCGCTGCTCCGGCAGTTACTTTGTGCCGAAATCGTTGTCCGGCGCCCCGGTTATGCGATATTTGACCTGTGGCCGCCGCCGACGATCCGTTCGATCTGCGCCGTTTCGTCGACGCCCAGCACAACGTTTACCAAACGGCGCTCGACGAATTGCGGTCCGGCCGGAAACGTAGCCACTGGATCTGGTTCATATTTCCGCAACTTCGCGGTCTGGGCCGCAGCCCGACGGCGCACCATTACGGCATAGCGTCACGCGACGAGGCGCTCGCATATCTGCGCCACCCGGTGCTCGGTCCGCGGTTGCGGGAGTGCGCGAAAGTGGTGGCACAGATCGAGGACCGTAGCGCCGAGGAGATCTTCGGCAGGCCCGACAATCTCAAGGTCCGCTCGTCGATGACCTTGTTCGCCGAGATCGCCTCGCTCGCAGGTGCCGACGACAGCGAGTTCGTCGAGGTGCTCGACCGGCTCTATGGCGGTACACCGGATCCGGCGACACTCGGTCTGCTGGGCCGGATCTGACCTCAGCGCGGCTCGATCACGAGCCAGCCGTGCGCCGGCGCCTCGGTGTGGGTGATGTGTTCCTGCGGTGGCGCGCCCGAGCCCGCGACCACGGCACCCGAGGCGATGCCCAGTTCGGGTAGCGCCAGGCGCAGCGGCGCGTCATCGGTGTTGAGGGCGACCAGCAGCGCACCGGCGTCACCCGAACTGCGGTACACGTACTGGGTGTTCGTCAACAACAGCTGGGTCGTCGTCGCCGAGTGCAGCCACGGGTGGCGCCGCCGCAGTCCGATCAGGTACTGGTGCAGCCGCAGCACATCGGCGCCGGGGGCATCGGGACCGGGGAGGGCATCGAACTCCGGCCGCACCGCGTCGTCACCGCCGCGGCGTTCCTCCTTGACGCCCTGATAGCCCCATTCGTCACCGGCGTAGACGGTCGGGACGCCGCCGGTGGTGAACAGGACGACCAGCGCGTGCTCCAGGTGGCGCGGATCGGTCAGCTGACTGGCGATGCGGGTCACGTCGTGGTTGCCGACGAACGTCATCGGCACGAAGGTGGACAGGAAGTCGTTGTGCCGCTGCAGTGCCCAGTCGAGTTCGTGGAAGTTGCCGTCGTTGAGGGCGCTCCAGATGGCCTTCCACAGCTCGTACTGGGTGACCGAGTCGAACGTCGCCGCGGCGACGG
This region of Mycolicibacterium goodii genomic DNA includes:
- a CDS encoding mechanosensitive ion channel domain-containing protein, which translates into the protein MRSVLEADWFYWALGVAVGLPIGLVLLTELHNTMVRRGSYLARPVGLLRNYILPLGALLILLVKGSEISAEATPVRIVATGFGFVVMILLLSGLNATLFQGAPEGSWRKRIPSIFLDVARFALIAVGVGMIMAYVWGANVGGLFTALGVTSIVLGLALQNAVGQIISGLLLLFEQPFQLGDWLDTPSARGRVVEVNWRATHIDTGGGLQIMPNSVLAGASFTNLSRPESAHSLSVTTTFDASDPPDVVCALLTDIAMRLPQRRAGAAPKAIPLGGAEYKTSIPLRTPADDTAARATFLRWVWYAARRAELHLDGAADDFNTPERLIRAVRQMAPTLRLSHTEQQDVLNHAVLARFGADELIQQAGEVPAQMSFIVAGQVVVNVTGQDDVVVPVRTLTEGDFLGQTALTREGALASAHALTETTVLQIGREFLEELVASNPLLMLELSRIIDDRRTAARQALTSK
- a CDS encoding alpha-amylase family protein, producing the protein MTMPDWVTHAIWWQIYPLGFVGAHPADPPPGPDQHRLLRIVEWLDHAVELGASGLALGPVFASRTHGYDTTDHMRIDPRLGDDADFDRLVDEAHRRGLRILLDGVFNHVGTDFARYRRALDAGDPGSAAWFRRRNGDFDTFEGHGELIALDHDNPEVVDYTAEVMRHWLGRGADGWRLDAAYAVPDRFWAQVLPLVRREFGDAWFVGEVIHGDYSATVAAATFDSVTQYELWKAIWSALNDGNFHELDWALQRHNDFLSTFVPMTFVGNHDVTRIASQLTDPRHLEHALVVLFTTGGVPTVYAGDEWGYQGVKEERRGGDDAVRPEFDALPGPDAPGADVLRLHQYLIGLRRRHPWLHSATTTQLLLTNTQYVYRSSGDAGALLVALNTDDAPLRLALPELGIASGAVVAGSGAPPQEHITHTEAPAHGWLVIEPR
- a CDS encoding DUF1810 domain-containing protein — its product is MAAADDPFDLRRFVDAQHNVYQTALDELRSGRKRSHWIWFIFPQLRGLGRSPTAHHYGIASRDEALAYLRHPVLGPRLRECAKVVAQIEDRSAEEIFGRPDNLKVRSSMTLFAEIASLAGADDSEFVEVLDRLYGGTPDPATLGLLGRI
- a CDS encoding adenylate/guanylate cyclase domain-containing protein — its product is MLLVTSVASAAVVGFIGYQSGRSSLRDSVFDRLTEIRTAQARQLETQFRNFRNSLVIYTRGTTAIEAARAFTAGFDQLDDATINPAQQKAITDWYQSQFAAHTDNSDGNRIDVEALLPVSNPQKYLQAYYTAPFDDWEKSIANDDAGDGSPWSAANARFNDFFREIVTRFRFDDALLLDTRGNVVYSAYKGADLGTNIYTGPYKGGELSEAYKAALGSNTVDYVAVTDFGLYQPSGTPTAWMVSPIGGGGHIEGVLALQFPISVVNRLMTMDGKWEESGLGKTGETYLVGPDGLMRSDSRLFLENAQQFKADVIEAGTPPEVAEKSILHDGTTLVQPVNNEASKLAGHGESGSIIERDYLGQETLQAYAPLQLSGLEWSVVAKIDTAEAFAPVNKFTRTLVLSTVAMIFAVCIAAILLARVFVRPIRRLEAGAQQISAGDYGIALPVVSRDEFGDLTLAFNEMSRNLRIKEDLIEEQRKENDRLLLSLMPEPVVARYREGEETIAQDHQNVTVLFADLMGLDALSAGMSSDEHLAIVNKLVRQFDAAAESLGVERVRTLRNGYLASCGLTVPRLDNVRRTVDFALEMQRIVDRFRNETGYDLRLRAGVDTGTVSSGLVGRTSLAYDMWGSAVDLAYQVQRGMPQAGVYVTDQVHEATRDIRQFTAAGTVTVDGTERPIWRLSERHA